CATCGACATCACGGCGGGCATCCCGGGCGAGAACGCCGCGGGCAAGCAGCGCTGAGGCGGGGAGGACATCCCAATGGCAGTGGAGACCAAGACACCAGCGGCGAGCAAGGAGGCGTCCGATGACCGCGAGATGCTCATCTCCGGCAGCGAGGCCTGCGCCGAAGCGCTGACACTGGCCGACATCGACGTGGTGACGGCCTATCCGATCCGCCCCTACGACACCGTCATGCAGGCCATCGCGAAGAAGATCGCCAACGGCCTCCTGGTGGCCGAGTACATCGTGGCCGAGGGGGAGCACAGCCAGTTCGAGATAGTCAAGCACGCCTCGACCGTGGGCGCGCGCGTCTTCTGCGGCTCCTCGGGCGTGGGCTGGATGTACGCCATGGAGTGCCTGACGGTGACGCCGCCGCTTCGCGTCCCCATGGTCGCCATGGTCGGCAACCGGGCGCTCGACGACCCGGGCGCCTTCGGCGTCGAGCACAACGACGCGCTGTCCGTGCGCGACCTGGGCTGGATGCTGATCTGGGTGGACACGGCGCAGGAGATGCTCGACACCACGCTCCTTGCCTACCGCATCGCCGAGGACCGGCGCGTCTTCCTGCCGATCGCGATCTCGGCCGACGGCGCCTTTCTGACCCACTCGCAGACGATCGTGCAGGTGCCGACCAGGGCCAAGGTGGACAAGTTCCTGCCGCCCTACAACCGCGGCGATCTGCAGCTGCACCCAG
The DNA window shown above is from Candidatus Methylomirabilota bacterium and carries:
- a CDS encoding pyruvate ferredoxin oxidoreductase translates to MAVETKTPAASKEASDDREMLISGSEACAEALTLADIDVVTAYPIRPYDTVMQAIAKKIANGLLVAEYIVAEGEHSQFEIVKHASTVGARVFCGSSGVGWMYAMECLTVTPPLRVPMVAMVGNRALDDPGAFGVEHNDALSVRDLGWMLIWVDTAQEMLDTTLLAYRIAEDRRVFLPIAISADGAFLTHSQTIVQVPTRAKVDKFLPPYNRGDLQLHPDNPITVAPQANEDWVIEIRRQNNEAMNRAYTVIEEAYADFRRIFGRGPENPWFEEYMTEDADVILMGMGTISLPFKVGIRNMRAKGIKVGLIRPRWFRPFPTEKIVAALQPAKAIGVIDRDYSFGSPFGSGVVANEIRAAMYNAEKRPPLLSFICGLGGREVTLEDVYKVTDLCFEAAKSGKSPLKTQWLGVRE